The nucleotide window AGAGGCATGCAGCGAGAGTCAACATGACCTTTTCGAAGAAGGCCCATCGTCTGCTTTCCAGCAATTGGCTATTCTGGATCGCTTCCTTGCGGTCTGGATCTTCCTTGCCATGGCGGTTGGTATAATTTTGGGAAACTTCGTCCCTAATACGAGCAAAGCGCTAGAGAGGGGAAAGTTTGTGGGCGTTTCTGTGCCTATTGGTACGTTGTTGTCCATTCAATGCTATTGAATTGAAGATGAAAAAGTATATGCCAACAGCATCCTAGCTATCGGTCTCTTGGTCATGATGTATCCCATCTTGTGTAAAGTGAGGTTCGAAACGCTACATCGGTCATTTCGGGAGAAGGGACTTTGGGTGCAGGTGGGCTTCAGTATCGTCGTCAATTGGATCATAGCTCCGTTGTTCATGGTAGGTCCATGTCACATTGTGGGTAATGGTGGGCTAATGTGAGGTAGCTCGGTCTCGCCTGGGCGTTTCTTCCCGATGAGAGGGGCCTTCGAGAAGGCCTCATCCTTGTCGGTATTGCTCGATGCATTGCTATGGTATGTCATGCCCTCGCTGGAAGTAGTGCAACAAGCTGACGCGCATAGGTCCTCGTTTGGACAGGGCTAGCAGGGGGTGATGGGGAATACTGCGCAATTCTAGTCGCCATAAATTCGATCTTGCAAATGGTCCTATTTGCACCCCTCGCAATCTTTTTCATTCGCGTCATTGGTGGAGCGAACCACGGTCTAACAATCGACTATTCACTGGCTGCAAAAAGCGTTGGCGTATTCCTTGGTATCCCTCTGGGAGCAGCCATCGTCACCCGTTTCTCCCTTAGGTTCCTGATCAGCAGAGAGTGGTACGATAAGCATTTCTTGAAATGGATTAGCCCACTGTCTCTGATCGGCTTGCTGTTCACCATCCTGGTTCTGTTCGCGTCACAGGGGCGACATGTGGTCCACCAGATCGTATCGGTTATCCGAGTAGCGGCTCCTCTGGTCGTCTACTTCGCTGTCATCTTTGGTGCCACTCTTGCCGTAACACGCCGCTGCGGTTTCGGATACAGATTGTCTTGCACGCAGAGTTTCACTGCTGCCAGCAATAACTTTGAGCTCGCTATCGCAGTCGCGATAGCAACATTTGGCGTGGATAGCGACCAGGCTTTGGCAGCAACAGTTGGACCTCTCATTGAGGTCCCCGTGCTTCTGGGATTGGTATATGTGGTCAAGTGGGTTGCCAAAAGACAAAAGTGGGCTCCTTAACCGTCTTGTTGAGCCCATATTTTATACCATCGCAAAACAATAGACATAATATCAGCTGTTGCTTATTTCATCCAGGACCTGAAACAGTATATGGTTCTGTACTCTGCATCCCTCCTCTGTAGTGAGTCCTTTGGAGAAACCGGCCCAGAGTTTCCTGCGGATCTCTGACAGCTCCACTCCACGTGTATTGTACTGGTCGATCAATTCATCTGCAATGGCACAAAGTGTGGTATTCAAAACATCACCATTGCTCGGCCATGACTCCACGGCTTCCCCCGGGCCACAACCACAGACAGATCGGTCTCGGACGGGCACTTCAATGTCCGAGGCCGCCTGCACAATCTCCGAACGAGGCTTTGTAACACGATCACAGCTTTGTCCTGGACTAGAAAGGCCCGGCTCAATTGGTTGTAGTGCATTGGTAGCAGCATTTCTGGCCTTTGGTATACAGGCCGAACTGTCTTGTGACTGGCATTGTGCTTCAGTCGAACGAAGCTTCGGAATGGCTACTTTCTCCGTCAACGCTGGATCATCGATTTGCAGATAGTGTTCTAATAACTCCGACGACAAGCCCGAGCGAGTCAGAAGATATCTCAACTTCCTGTTCTCCGCCTCAAGCCTCTGCACGGCCATTCTATGTTCCACATCCCGGTGACGCGCTTGTTCTTGCAAAGCAGCCAACTTGTTTTCTAACTCGCGGGTGTGCTGTTGTTTCCTAGCGCGACTATTCCGCTGATTTTCTCGGATGCGAGCAAGTCTATCGAGATCCTTCATAAACAAGTTAGCAACTTGTGCTGATCATAACCATGCTTGGTGAGCTTCAACCTTTTGGTGCTTCTTGGGGTCCATCTCTTACCAGGTGAGAATGTAATCAGTGCTCACCCCAAGTGATCTTCCCCGTGAACTGGCAATTCGAAACGACTATAACGTAACTGTATGCTGCCCAAGAGAGTGGGCTTTAGTGGGGAAAGCTACTGCTACTCTGGCGACTTCGGCATATCTTCTGCACTCTCTGCTTTTATGGCAAACCGTAGTCGCCTCGGGGCATCTTTCCCGACTGGGATACATGGAGCGAAGGATAACCGGAACGATCGAGGCAGGTCGATGGATTTTCATCTCTTGACAAGACATTCTCGGTGGGACTGTAGAAAGCATGATTGGTCTTGTCTGTGGACTGTTTCCAATGCTTGGTGAGTGGATTCTGTCTCGGCCCAAGCTCCATTGAAGCCATAAGCACTTTATTTGGTGCAACGGTCAGATTAGGGGACAACAACACCCACGACGACCCACCGGTTCGTGGAACAGAAAGGACCAGGTGTCCGCTAAGATGAAGATCATGGCCGGGCTATTGGTTCTAGACTTTCAGATTCTGCTGCAGAGCGACGTCTAAGCGGAAGGTTTACTACTGTGTAACTGTTAAGTACCCTACGGCACTATATCGTGTTACAAAGCAGAACATATTGTTTTGTAGAGATCAAAGCTTGTCTTCACTCTATTCATCTCGTTTTTGGTAAAACAAAGGGTCTAGGATCGACTGACAGCCGAGCAATGCAACAACGTGTTTATTTAGAGGTCAGCGCAGCAAGAGATAGCTATCGGATAAACGTAAAGAGCCAGGCGGCGGAGAGTATATCCCCCTTCCGCGCACCGCTGAAATCCCCACGAGTGGAGAGATCTTCAATCTCCCGGATCTATTTTCAACGAAGATTAGATATATCCGAGCTGTCTAGGGTCCAGTCCAGATCGGGCTATGGAAATTTCATAGAAGGGAAAACGAACCCACCCGTCATGCCAGCGAACAGGTGGCGCTGGAACTCAACTTGGACGACGTCACTATCCGTCACTCATACTTGGGAGCCCCTCGGAAGGACTGGTTCACTTTTCGCATCCATGCGCTCAATCTTCTTAATGTCTTTCACATCTTTATCCTCACATGGATCTCGTGATTCTTTTGCCCTGCCAATAACCTAACTCCCTATCGATAAGCTTCACTGTCTACACGAATATCATCATGGTCTCCACGCGACACCATCCCCGCGACTTTCCGCCCCCCGCGACTGGGAGAGCTTCGCCGCCATCAAcaccgtcttcatcttctacAGGTGCCAATGGCTCCGGGAAAAAATGGGTGCATGTTCCGTCTGGTGCCATTACCCTGtggttgatcttctccgTCCCGCTAGTACTATGGGATGCCAGCTACGTATTGCTGCGCCCTCACCTGAAGCTCGAAAGCAAGCTACATTCCCCGATCTGGACTCCGTATGCGCTGTACGGCACAATCGATTACCTCTACGGCTGGCCGGCATTCAATGCGCGCAATGAATTTACCATTGCGCAAACGATCCTGAACCTGGTCGAGACTGCTGGATATATCTACTACCTGGTGATTGTGTATACGCATGGGGTCACAGCGGGAAACACGTCTCGAGGCCAACGCAAAACCAAGAAAGGACCGATGTGGATGCTGAAAGAGTCCAAGGTTGTTACTGGTCGTCCCGGCGCGACTGCGCTTCTGGTAGCATATAGCGCCTCGGTTATGACTCTTGCGAAGACGGCCCTATTCTGTGAGTCGCCATTATGCTGTCAGGATTAGTTCGGAATATGACTCTAACGAATATTGCATAGGGCTGAATGAGGCTTTCTCTGGTTTCGCAGATGTTGATCGCAACGACCCTTGGACCTTGTTCTTCCTGTGGATCATACCCAAGTAGGTTTCAGTTctttgatggtgttgttgtttcatCTAACGGTCGCATTAGTGCTCTCTGGATCGTCTTTCCTAGCTATGGCGTCTATGCTTTGGGTTCGGAAATTCAGGCGTCACTAGAGAGTGCCACACCGCGTCAGCGAGTTGGGCGGCCCAAGTCGTCGTAGGATGGCCCCAGACCACAGCAAGCTCGGGTTAATGCTAGGTTGCATCCGGCTAGAGACGCTTGACCAGGATACGAGAGGGGAAGTCGCGTGCACCACACTAGCACGGAGTTTGAGCACCGGCCATGGTTGAACTGATTGGGGGgaagtgggagtgggaggcaTAATGGAGGACAGATTTGGATGTGGACATGTCGGAAGATTTGGGTTATACATCCGTACCGTAATACTATAAGCCCCGAAGATACAAGCTTAGATAAAATCAACAATCGAGGAAATTGAGTAAGGAGGCATCTGTCAGCAAAGAAGCCAGCACTAAGCTAGTAGTTGATAGCGTAACTTTTCCCCGGGATCATTGCGGGATAACAGCAGCCAGTGATACTGCGGGCTAGAAACGCCATGCATTCGTTGGTATTTACCCAACGTCGCTGCAGGCTTCCGATACGTTCCCTCGCTGCACGATTCCATCCACCGCTATTGTGTACCTCATTCCCCTTCTCGATATTATTTGTTCTAGTTCTCCTAGAAATTGGTCTTGTCTAGTGGGTTCCGCAAGGGTCTGGGGTGGTTTGAGCTAGTTGATGGTTGTCCAATGACCGCAGCCCCATATAT belongs to Aspergillus luchuensis IFO 4308 DNA, chromosome 3, nearly complete sequence and includes:
- a CDS encoding uncharacterized protein (COG:P;~EggNog:ENOG410PIA4;~InterPro:IPR004706;~TransMembrane:1 (o40-59i);~go_component: GO:0016021 - integral component of membrane [Evidence IEA];~go_function: GO:0015103 - inorganic anion transmembrane transporter activity [Evidence IEA];~go_function: GO:0015297 - antiporter activity [Evidence IEA]), yielding MAPEEKDHPDVEACSESQHDLFEEGPSSAFQQLAILDRFLAVWIFLAMAVGIILGNFVPNTSKALERGKFVGVSVPIGTLLSIQCY
- a CDS encoding uncharacterized protein (COG:P;~EggNog:ENOG410PIA4;~InterPro:IPR002657,IPR038770,IPR004706;~TransMembrane:5 (n2-12c17/18o33-55i67-86o98-119i131-154o160-181i);~go_component: GO:0016020 - membrane [Evidence IEA];~go_component: GO:0016021 - integral component of membrane [Evidence IEA];~go_function: GO:0015103 - inorganic anion transmembrane transporter activity [Evidence IEA];~go_function: GO:0015297 - antiporter activity [Evidence IEA]), coding for MVLFAPLAIFFIRVIGGANHGLTIDYSLAAKSVGVFLGIPLGAAIVTRFSLRFLISREWYDKHFLKWISPLSLIGLLFTILVLFASQGRHVVHQIVSVIRVAAPLVVYFAVIFGATLAVTRRCGFGYRLSCTQSFTAASNNFELAIAVAIATFGVDSDQALAATVGPLIEVPVLLGLVYVVKWVAKRQKWAP
- a CDS encoding bZIP transcription factor (COG:S;~EggNog:ENOG410Q2P1) — encoded protein: MDPKKHQKDLDRLARIRENQRNSRARKQQHTRELENKLAALQEQARHRDVEHRMAVQRLEAENRKLRYLLTRSGLSSELLEHYLQIDDPALTEKVAIPKLRSTEAQCQSQDSSACIPKARNAATNALQPIEPGLSSPGQSCDRVTKPRSEIVQAASDIEVPVRDRSVCGCGPGEAVESWPSNGDVLNTTLCAIADELIDQYNTRGVELSEIRRKLWAGFSKGLTTEEGCRVQNHILFQVLDEISNS